A region of the Plasmodium sp. gorilla clade G2 genome assembly, chromosome: 9 genome:
tagaataataaaatataaaaagggaAAATATTAGATATAAGTCTTaaatgtttaaaaatatgttgcAACTTTTGTaggatattttaaattatatgtatatatatatatatatatatatatatttatttatttttaattttttatatattgtgtTTGTTTCATTcgtcaaaaaataatatatatatatatatatatatatttatttattaatacattatGTATGTGAGAAGATATACCCTTTGAACATCATAAAATTTTTgctttctcttttttttgtttctttataaaaatgttttttcttcaaaacttaaaaaaaattacccATCCAAAATATTTATGCACAACAGTTAGAAGAAATGTGTATACAGTaaggacaaaaaaaaaaaaaaaaaaaaaaaaaaaatacataaatatatatgtatatatattacaaaatgcTTGGAACAAATTCcattataaaaattcttttctatatatatttttataatatgtattttttttttttttttttttttctgtcaaattaaaaacataaatttttttattataaaaaaatataggaattaaataaaattgacGATTATCTTAGTAAGGTTAATGGAAATAAATTGGTTGTTGCTCAATTTGGTGCTTCATGGTGTGCCCCttgtaaaaaaatgaaaccactggtaaatatataatatatatataatatatgtatatattattatttatatattattatttatatattattatatatatattattatatatatattattatttatatatgtgctatatatttttagattGAAAAGCTGGGAGAAGATAACGATAACATTGaatctttatatatagacATTGACGAATTTCCAGGTacattacaaaaaaaaaaaaaaaaggaaaatataatcatctctatttttttttttttttttcataaaataacAGAATTGGGTGAAAATGAGGATATTAACGAATTACCTACAATTTTGTTGAGGAAAAATGGGAAATATTTGGACAAGATTATAGGTGACTTTATATTTcccaataaaaatataaaatataataaacatgtGATCATGTCTCTTTATTTgtttctacatatatatatatatatttttttttttttagggaTGAATGAGAGTGAGTTAATAAAATCTGTGGAAAAACATAAAAGTGATTGATTTTAAAATGAACCTagtttaaaataaataaaacatatatatatatatatatatatatgtgacgAAAGATGAAGAAATTTTATGTCCTGTGGTTACAACATTTTAagtatttttatgaatatataaaaatatcttaCAATGTGTGTATAAACaaactatatatttattacctTTTAAAtcattcttcttttttataaaattatatatttttttatataaagtgtaaatatataatattataaataaatatatgtatttatttaataattatgcgtgttttttttttttttcatttcttttgaaaaatatacttatacttaatgtttatgtttatgtttatgttttttttttttattttttattttaaatatgtttaattttttttttaattatatgcaaaaaggaaaaaaaaaaaaaaaaaattatattcatttttaataaaagattAGCAATTaagattatttattatattttttttatatctcgataaatgtaatttttttttaagtataaattataaaaaaaaaaaaaaattaaaacacaaataaatataaatatataaacatatatatatatatataatatatgtgttatGTCCATGTTGAagattactttttttttttgaatgtaaaatatatgggTAGATCATTTAAAGTACTcttaaataattatgtatacAGGTATATATGGATATGTGGgaaattatttcattttaaataatatgccATACATTATAAATtacaaattaataataatgactagatatattatgacacacatatatatatatatatatatatatatatgtatgtgtaaataatttgtatattgaagcatttgttttttttttcattttgtattatattatgttatatatatatatattttttttttttttttttttttattgtagcTGCTCCGAATGTGGTAATCACTTGTCTGACCCCAGTGAACTTGTATCCACTTCTTTTAGAGGAAGGACAGGACCCGCTTGGCTTTTTTCAAAAGTAATAAATGTTTGTGAAGGACAATATGAAGATAGAATGATGACTACTGGTCAACATACAATTGTTGATATTTATTGTAATAATTGTAGAAATAATGTTGGATGGAAATATGAAGATTCCTCTGAAGAATCacagaaatataaaaaagggaAATATATTCTAGAAAAAGCATTACTTTCCTTTTTAGTTATTGATCATCATGGCAAAGAACATGAATTTGAATTAAAGTCATCTGACTGTGATTTTTAAAAGGTTATCATATAAacattaatatgtataagtatatatatatatatatatatatatatatatatgtttatgtttatgtttatgtttatatatatttttttttagtaaaCATTATCttgtattatatacatgtgttttattttgtatttttttttatatatgctCCGAACGAGCTAACCATACACcgttaaaaaatatattttttttttttttttccatttaaaaaatatactattaaattatgatatttgtaaaatgattaagtataatatatatatatatatatatatatatatatatatatttatatttatatatatttacctaCTCTGAATgttcaaataatatacaaaagaaAAGGTGGTTCTTACTccgaacatatatattttacacatacattttcatttatatttatatttatttagtttttatattcaaagcgttaaaaggaaaaagctaaattgaaaaataaaaattaaatatatacatataaatatatatttttaagtttatatgtaaaataaaacacgacaaaaaaaaaaaaaaaaaaaaaaaaacatatatatgtatatatatatatataaaggtaaaatttttattttcacaaatattaaaaaaaaatatatatcatgagataataataataatgatatgataaaaaaaaaaaaaaaaaaaaaggaaaaaattataaaacatacatttattaatataatatgatgtagaattattaattataagcACCTGTTTAGTAAagtatgaaaatatataaatcaaattGATTTaccaattaaaaaaaaaatttcttattttctCATCAcataaatatgtacatatatgcACACATAAGTAcacacaaaaatatatatatatatatatatatatatatatatatatttatgtatgtatttatttatttttatttttttttttttagttgtaaaaccatttattatataacctTCCACTCAATATGGTACAATTGATTGATCCCTATCagataaatcaaaaaaatcatcgtcataattttttcttctcaAATGGTGTGTGGTTGAATGCTCTTTTGCTCTTGTTCCTGGTGCCCTACCTCCTCCACTATCATCTTTTAATTCATATTGATTTTTATCACTCTCATCATCAATATCAGAATTGAAAAAGTCTGGAGGGACATAAGAAAATTGGACACCTGGAGCATGTTCTATGTGTCTTAGATTTTCtgatattttcattttaattcTACTTAAATGTTCAGGTGAGTTATAATTAGGTATATTAGAAGGTTGAAGATGTA
Encoded here:
- a CDS encoding thioredoxin-like protein 2, whose translation is MFFLQNLKKITHPKYLCTTVRRNVYTELNKIDDYLSKVNGNKLVVAQFGASWCAPCKKMKPLIEKLGEDNDNIESLYIDIDEFPELGENEDINELPTILLRKNGKYLDKIIGMNESELIKSVEKHKSD
- a CDS encoding zinc binding protein (Yippee), putative; the encoded protein is MGRSFKVLLNNYVYSCSECGNHLSDPSELVSTSFRGRTGPAWLFSKVINVCEGQYEDRMMTTGQHTIVDIYCNNCRNNVGWKYEDSSEESQKYKKGKYILEKALLSFLVIDHHGKEHEFELKSSDCDF